In Andreesenia angusta, the following are encoded in one genomic region:
- the ispD gene encoding 2-C-methyl-D-erythritol 4-phosphate cytidylyltransferase, translating into MISAIVLAGGAGKRMNSDVSKQYMELAGKPVLHHSIAAFDSHDEIGEIVVVIRKGEEELFEREIFSKQQFRKNIKIVRGGDERSDSVRNGISILDSKSEMVLVHDGARPFLDKSIIDHNISGCRTYGACVTAVPSKDTVKIVSSSGEIVETPDRNTVFLAQTPQTFKTEIVAEALKSVQEEGLAITDDSMAVESLGVKVQIVEGSYENIKLTTPEDMAVGEIIARKRGC; encoded by the coding sequence GTGATTTCAGCAATAGTGCTAGCAGGAGGAGCTGGAAAGAGGATGAACTCGGATGTGAGCAAACAGTATATGGAGCTTGCAGGAAAGCCTGTGCTACATCATTCGATAGCTGCCTTTGACAGCCACGACGAGATAGGAGAGATAGTGGTGGTCATAAGGAAAGGAGAAGAAGAGCTCTTTGAAAGAGAGATATTCTCAAAACAGCAGTTTAGAAAAAACATAAAGATAGTCAGGGGAGGCGACGAAAGAAGCGACTCTGTGAGAAACGGGATTTCTATTTTAGACTCCAAGTCGGAGATGGTACTGGTGCACGATGGGGCGAGGCCTTTTCTAGACAAGAGCATAATAGACCATAATATATCAGGCTGTAGAACGTACGGAGCCTGCGTGACTGCTGTGCCGTCTAAAGACACTGTCAAGATAGTGAGCAGCTCTGGCGAGATTGTGGAAACGCCTGACAGGAACACTGTGTTCTTGGCTCAAACTCCACAGACTTTCAAAACAGAGATAGTAGCAGAGGCCCTTAAAAGTGTGCAAGAAGAAGGACTAGCCATAACAGACGATAGTATGGCAGTGGAGTCGCTGGGAGTGAAAGTTCAGATTGTAGAGGGGTCTTATGAAAATATAAAGCTGACGACGCCGGAGGACATGGCTGTCGGAGAGATAATAGCTAGAAAGAGAGGGTGTTAG
- the ispF gene encoding 2-C-methyl-D-erythritol 2,4-cyclodiphosphate synthase — translation MKIGIGYDVHRLQEGRKLILGGVEVPHSKGLYGHSDGDVLTHAIVDAILGALGRGDIGRHFPDTSEEYKDIYSIKLLERVVEYMDSEGYSIGNLDCIIAAQKPKLAPYIEDMEKLIAKTLKTEVGNVNIKATTTEKLGFEGREEGISSQAVVLLNN, via the coding sequence ATGAAAATAGGCATAGGATACGACGTACATAGACTACAAGAAGGGCGAAAGCTGATACTTGGAGGAGTGGAAGTACCTCACTCAAAGGGGCTATACGGACACTCGGATGGAGATGTGCTTACACATGCCATAGTAGATGCCATACTTGGAGCGCTCGGGAGAGGGGATATAGGAAGACATTTCCCGGACACATCTGAAGAGTATAAGGATATATACAGCATAAAGTTGCTAGAGCGTGTTGTGGAGTATATGGATTCAGAAGGTTACTCGATAGGGAATTTAGACTGTATAATAGCCGCCCAGAAGCCCAAGCTTGCACCATATATAGAGGATATGGAGAAGCTAATTGCGAAGACGCTTAAAACAGAAGTGGGAAACGTGAATATAAAGGCGACCACGACAGAAAAGCTTGGATTCGAGGGAAGGGAAGAGGGCATATCCTCTCAGGCTGTAGTGCTCTTAAACAACTAG
- a CDS encoding proline--tRNA ligase, whose product MRMSKLYMPTLREVPSEAELPSHKLLLRAGMIKKLVSGVYTYLPMGYRVIRKIENIVREEMEKIDSQEVLMSAILPAELWQQTGRWEDFGPEMFKLHDRHGREFCLGPTHEEVFTDTIRHDVKSYKQLPLSLYQIQTKYRDEKRPRFGLMRSREFIMKDAYTFDVDEENMVKAYYEMWKAYEEIFKRCSLDFRVVEGDSGAMGGSDSHEFTAMSEYGESNIVYCDSCDYAATDEKAKCVYEQKADDAVAEELEKVHTPDVRTIDELSEFFGDSSSKFAKMVIYNVAGEIVAAMIPGDRELNEIKLLNILGAGEHEIQMASEEEVKAATGAEVGYAGPIGLAENVKLLVDSRVAAMKNFYIGANETGYHCKNANYGRDFEGEIVEDLLLAGEGDACPSCGGTLKMDRGIEIGNIFQLGTKYSKALGATYLDENGKEQDMVMGSHGIGVSRTMAAVIEQNYDEDGIIWPIALAPYEAIVAIVNVKDEEQVKLGEEIYSELKSMGVEVLLDDRKERAGVKFKDMDLVGIPLRITVGKRAPEGIVEFSNRRDREKVELEKSQLADKVKSEFEAQGLTI is encoded by the coding sequence ATGAGAATGTCAAAACTGTATATGCCTACACTTAGGGAAGTACCTTCGGAGGCGGAGCTTCCAAGCCACAAGCTGCTGCTTAGAGCTGGAATGATAAAGAAACTCGTATCAGGAGTATATACATATCTTCCTATGGGCTACAGAGTCATAAGAAAGATAGAGAATATAGTTAGAGAAGAGATGGAGAAGATAGACTCTCAAGAGGTGCTTATGTCTGCCATACTTCCAGCCGAGCTTTGGCAACAGACTGGAAGATGGGAGGACTTCGGGCCTGAGATGTTCAAGCTTCACGACAGGCACGGAAGGGAGTTCTGCCTTGGGCCTACACATGAAGAGGTTTTTACGGACACGATAAGACATGACGTAAAGTCCTACAAGCAGCTGCCACTCAGCCTCTACCAGATACAGACCAAGTACAGAGACGAGAAGAGACCTAGATTCGGGCTTATGAGATCGAGGGAATTCATAATGAAAGACGCCTACACTTTCGACGTGGACGAAGAGAACATGGTAAAGGCCTACTATGAGATGTGGAAAGCCTACGAGGAGATATTCAAGAGATGCTCTCTTGACTTCAGAGTGGTCGAAGGCGACTCGGGAGCTATGGGCGGAAGTGACTCACACGAGTTCACTGCCATGTCTGAGTACGGAGAGAGCAATATAGTCTACTGCGACAGCTGCGACTACGCCGCTACAGACGAAAAGGCGAAATGCGTATACGAGCAGAAAGCAGACGACGCAGTAGCTGAAGAGCTTGAAAAAGTTCACACTCCTGATGTAAGGACTATAGATGAGCTTTCAGAGTTCTTTGGAGACTCTAGCTCTAAATTTGCCAAAATGGTCATATACAATGTAGCTGGAGAGATAGTTGCAGCTATGATACCTGGAGACAGAGAGCTAAACGAGATAAAGCTTCTGAACATACTTGGAGCAGGAGAGCACGAGATACAGATGGCCTCTGAAGAAGAGGTGAAAGCTGCCACAGGAGCGGAAGTTGGATACGCAGGGCCTATAGGGCTTGCTGAAAATGTAAAGCTTCTAGTCGACTCTAGAGTGGCTGCTATGAAGAATTTCTATATAGGGGCAAACGAGACAGGGTACCACTGTAAAAATGCCAACTACGGAAGGGATTTCGAGGGCGAGATAGTGGAGGATCTGTTGCTTGCTGGAGAAGGAGACGCATGCCCTAGCTGTGGCGGAACGCTTAAGATGGACAGGGGAATAGAGATAGGGAACATATTCCAGCTTGGTACAAAGTACAGCAAGGCTCTAGGCGCGACTTATCTAGACGAAAACGGAAAAGAGCAGGACATGGTAATGGGGTCTCATGGGATAGGTGTATCTAGGACTATGGCGGCTGTCATAGAGCAGAACTACGATGAAGACGGAATAATCTGGCCTATAGCCCTTGCGCCGTACGAGGCCATAGTGGCCATAGTAAACGTAAAAGACGAGGAGCAGGTAAAGCTAGGAGAGGAGATCTACAGCGAGCTCAAGTCTATGGGAGTGGAAGTGCTGCTTGACGACAGAAAAGAGAGAGCTGGAGTGAAGTTCAAAGATATGGACTTGGTCGGAATACCGCTTAGAATAACTGTGGGCAAGAGAGCGCCTGAAGGCATAGTGGAGTTCTCGAACAGAAGAGACAGGGAAAAAGTGGAGCTGGAAAAATCTCAGCTAGCAGACAAAGTAAAGTCTGAATTTGAAGCTCAAGGTCTTACTATTTAG
- a CDS encoding DUF1002 domain-containing protein has product MKKIIAVLLASAMLATVAVADRIENVTVSLGSDLNGEQRAMMLDRFGVGEDVNIVEVTNREERAYLGNYVDESLLGTRAISCAYVEELDDGSGIEVETSNVTWVDERMVQNALTTAGVKDAKVKVSAPFKVSGTAALTGVIKAFEGATGSTVSEEEKQVANEEIAKTGELGQEIGKEKATDLIEEIKLKVVEEGISDPQEIKVIVEEKARELNITLNEEQFQQIISLMQNIGSLDLDISGIKDQLSDISDKVTTAVENSEEAKGLLQKIADFFKELLSGITS; this is encoded by the coding sequence TTGAAGAAGATAATTGCGGTCTTGCTTGCATCTGCTATGCTTGCTACGGTGGCGGTTGCAGACAGGATAGAGAATGTAACGGTGAGTCTTGGAAGTGACTTAAACGGCGAGCAGAGGGCCATGATGCTGGACAGATTCGGTGTTGGAGAAGATGTAAATATTGTGGAAGTCACAAATAGAGAAGAGAGGGCTTATCTTGGAAACTATGTCGACGAGAGCCTGCTTGGAACAAGGGCGATATCCTGCGCCTACGTGGAGGAGCTCGACGACGGGTCTGGAATAGAGGTGGAAACATCTAACGTCACTTGGGTCGACGAGAGAATGGTGCAAAACGCACTTACAACTGCCGGAGTGAAAGATGCCAAGGTCAAGGTCTCTGCTCCATTCAAGGTATCTGGGACGGCTGCGCTTACAGGAGTCATAAAGGCCTTCGAAGGGGCGACAGGCTCGACTGTGAGCGAAGAGGAGAAGCAGGTGGCAAACGAGGAGATAGCCAAGACAGGCGAGCTGGGCCAGGAGATAGGAAAAGAAAAGGCCACCGACCTTATTGAGGAGATAAAGCTGAAGGTAGTAGAAGAAGGCATAAGCGATCCTCAGGAGATAAAAGTTATAGTCGAGGAAAAAGCTAGAGAGCTGAACATAACGCTAAATGAAGAGCAGTTCCAGCAGATAATATCGCTTATGCAGAACATAGGTTCGCTTGACCTGGACATATCCGGGATAAAGGACCAGCTTTCAGATATCTCCGACAAGGTCACTACAGCTGTGGAAAATTCAGAGGAAGCCAAGGGGCTGCTTCAGAAGATAGCGGACTTTTTCAAGGAGCTTCTAAGCGGCATCACATCTTAA
- the gltX gene encoding glutamate--tRNA ligase, translating into MVRVRFAPSPTGYLHIGGLRTALYDYLFAKQNGGKFILRVEDTDRTRFVDDSIENLVKAMEWAGIGHDEGVFIEDGKMVERGEYGPYVQSERLHIYREYMDKLLESGDAYYCFCSKERLEAIREEQKSKQMMLGYDGHCRDLSAEEVKSRIEAGEEYVIRLKLPENEDITFHDLIRGTITMNTKDLDDQVLMKSDGFPTYHMAVVVDDYLMKITHVVRGEEWLPSAPKHVYLFKAFGWDAPEFVHLPTVLNSEKKKLSKRHGDVAVEDFKSKGYLPEALVNYLALIGWSPESNNEFFTMEELVSEFSFDRVSNAGGVFDKQKLDWVNGHYIREADLDRLTELAIPYLIESGEIDSADVENRYDWIKALVAILKDRVSTVAEISEKAKFVFENNIEFETEEAEQTIKESQIIEILAALEEELSAIDEIDEEFSKGIMKALQKKTGVKGKNLFMPIRIAITGQQHGPDLDKIMLVIGKENLLKRIEVVKSKLK; encoded by the coding sequence ATGGTTAGAGTGAGATTTGCACCGAGTCCTACGGGCTACTTGCATATAGGAGGACTGAGAACTGCACTTTACGACTACCTATTCGCCAAGCAAAACGGAGGTAAGTTCATACTGAGAGTCGAAGATACAGACAGAACTAGATTTGTAGACGACTCTATAGAGAACCTCGTAAAGGCTATGGAATGGGCAGGAATCGGGCATGATGAAGGTGTTTTTATAGAGGACGGAAAGATGGTTGAAAGAGGGGAGTACGGCCCTTACGTTCAATCAGAGAGACTTCATATATACAGAGAGTATATGGACAAGCTTCTAGAGAGTGGAGATGCTTACTACTGCTTCTGTAGTAAGGAAAGGCTCGAAGCCATAAGAGAAGAACAGAAGAGCAAGCAGATGATGCTTGGATATGACGGACACTGCAGAGATTTAAGCGCAGAAGAGGTCAAGTCTAGAATAGAGGCTGGAGAAGAGTATGTAATAAGACTTAAGCTTCCTGAGAACGAGGACATAACTTTCCACGATCTTATAAGAGGGACTATAACCATGAACACCAAGGATCTAGACGACCAGGTGCTTATGAAGTCTGACGGATTCCCGACTTATCATATGGCAGTAGTCGTAGACGACTATCTTATGAAGATAACACATGTAGTGAGAGGAGAGGAATGGCTGCCTTCAGCTCCTAAGCATGTATACCTGTTCAAGGCTTTCGGATGGGACGCACCGGAGTTTGTGCACCTGCCTACGGTTCTCAACAGTGAGAAGAAAAAGCTGAGTAAGCGTCATGGTGACGTGGCTGTAGAGGACTTCAAGTCCAAGGGATACCTTCCTGAGGCGCTTGTAAACTACCTTGCACTTATAGGCTGGAGCCCGGAGAGCAACAATGAGTTCTTCACCATGGAAGAGCTTGTATCTGAGTTCTCTTTTGACAGGGTTTCAAATGCAGGAGGAGTTTTCGACAAGCAGAAGCTGGACTGGGTAAACGGACATTATATAAGAGAGGCCGATCTGGACAGACTTACAGAGCTTGCAATTCCATACTTGATCGAGAGTGGAGAGATAGACAGCGCAGACGTGGAGAACAGATACGACTGGATAAAAGCCCTAGTTGCAATACTGAAAGACAGAGTGTCTACAGTGGCTGAGATATCTGAGAAAGCCAAGTTCGTATTCGAGAACAATATAGAGTTCGAGACTGAAGAGGCGGAGCAGACTATAAAAGAGAGCCAGATCATAGAGATACTGGCGGCGCTCGAAGAGGAGCTTTCAGCCATAGACGAAATAGATGAAGAGTTCTCTAAGGGAATCATGAAAGCACTACAGAAAAAGACAGGGGTAAAGGGCAAGAATCTCTTTATGCCTATAAGAATAGCCATAACAGGACAGCAGCACGGACCTGACCTTGACAAGATAATGCTTGTAATAGGGAAGGAAAACCTCCTGAAGAGGATAGAAGTGGTTAAATCAAAATTGAAATAA